The window ACGTGCTCGTCCCGCTGTTTCTCACTGCCCGCCGCTTCCGCGGTGAGGTCCAGTTCGTGGTCGCCGACGCCAGGGCCTGGTGGCTGAGCAAGTTCAGCCCTGTCCTCCGGAAGCTCTCCAACTACGAGATCGTCGACGCGGACGCCGACGAGGACGCAGTGCGCTGCTTCCCGACCGTCGTCGCGGGGCTGACCTTCCACAAGGAGCTCGGCGTCGACTCCACCCAGTCCCCCACCGGCTACGCCATGGCCGACTTCAAGGCAATGCTGCGGGAGGCGTACGGGCTGGAGCGCGAGGCCGCAGACGTCGCCGACGACAAGTGGGACATCCGCCGGAAGCCGCGACTGCTGATTATCTCTCGCATGGTCTCCCGGGTTTTCCTCAACGAGCGGGGGATGTCGGACATGGCCATGAGCCTGGGCTTCGACGTCCGCGTCGCCGACCCCGACGTCGCCACCGACATCGGCAAGTTCGCGCGGCTAGTGAACTCCGCCGACGTCCTGATCGGCGTCCACGGCGCCGGCCTCGCCAACATCGTCTTCCTCCCCCGAGGCGCCGTCTTCATCCAGGTAGTGCCTATAGGGAAGCTGGACTGGCTGACCAAGAACACGTTCGAGAATCCATCGCTGGAGATGGAGCTCAAGTACTTGAGCTACCAGATCCAAGCCGATGAGAGCACGCTGAGCGACCAGTACCCCAAGGACCATCCCGTGTTTACAGATCCCCAATCCATTCACAAGAAAGGGTGGGACGAGCTCAGCAGAGTTTACTTGGAGAACCAGAACCTGAAGCCGCACCTGAGCAGGCTCAGGCTCACCTTGTTGGAAGCCCTCAATATTCTGCCCCACGGCCGCGCCATGGCGCAGTAATCGCTTTCTTTCTCTTCCAAATTAAAGCTTGTATTCATTGTTGTATCAAGATCAATATACACAAaattagtgtatatatatatacagtgaACCTTGTGCTTAAAATTAAGATAGTGATCAAAGAATTTAAGTTGTCTCTGAGATGATGAAGTGTACTGGATTTTCAAACTGAAATAGAGGAACTCAGATCGACTGTTCTGGTTTGGTGTCTGCAGTTTTTCAGAGTTGCCTAATTAACTGAGGCCagttctatcaataaaaataaataaataacaaggCCAAAGGGACCAGGGACCATTAATCGTGTGCTCTGTTTTTGTGATTTAGGCAAATATTAACTCTCCGTATCAATCACTGAACAGTCAAACATAGTGATATCATCATCCATCTGCATTAGGCATGGGTCGTTaggtatttaaaaaataataaataatttaaatgtttttaaaatatatataaataataataatattctattaattaaaaattatttatttatagatAAATCAATTATCATATATTAAATTTGTGATCCAGCCATCTAAGTGTGCCTCGTTAGGCATGCATTGGGGCCGGGGTTAAGAGATGAAGAATCAAAACCAACATGTAATGTAAGAATTTTATAGGTAGACCTCGCTCTCACGATCTGAATGCTGTACATTAAGTTTGCGGTGTGGCGCAATCAAAGATGGATACGGAGAGGAAAGCAAAGCTTTTAGAGAGGCCACCACAGTGGCAAGCAAGCAAGATCTTAACAAGAGGACGGGATGAGTAGGGTCTACAAAACCATGGGGGTGCATGTGAGTCTCTTGATATTTAGTTCAACTTGTTGTTTTACTTAGGCCGCACCATTATACCAACACGATTACTTGACCAAGTGATTGAGATGATTTGATCAACCAAACATGATTCAAATGAGGTTAATTGAGTCAACTGAATATACTTATTTAGATATTTCAGTCATCCAAGTCGACTGACAACCATGATGTAACTCGTGTGTGAGAGACTATTTTATACCGAAatgtttttttttagaaaaaaaatactcGAATTATCTATATCCTAATTAAAAGGATATTATcctcttttaaaattatcaatttgATACTTGAATTAAaagtgttttatttatttattttctaccaACTTTTTTTCACCGATAGTGATACATTAGAGACCACTTTAATTGTCCACGTTGCTGTCCCCTCTCCTTGCAAAAGAAAAACTTAATTTGTCGTCGACGTTGCTAATCAATACGGCCACATGGCTGCCCTGCCATTCATGGGCTTGGGATGCCAACCCGGTACAATAATTGACGCGATATTCTTCTTTAATACAAATTCATGTCCCGTACAAAAGTAAATTTCGAATAAAATAAATCTTTATACTTTCTGTAGTGCTAAAAGAAATGAGAAATAAGAAATATAATGAAAAATGACTGAAACAAAACAAACATAGTACACCAGCAAGCTTTTTCTCTAAAACAGTGTGACACGTTTATTAGTTTATTGGTCGTGCAAGGACAAATAAGAATCATATAGAAAGAGTCCCACTACACGTAACTGTTtgataaaataaacaaattaaaCAAGAGGACTCGTTTAAATAGAAAATGGCCCTAGACAGACGACAGTTTAAATAAGAAGAATAGAAGAGTCACATTACACGTAAGTGTTTTGTTCGTAgctaaaataaacaaacaaacaaaatgtCAATCAGTTCATTATTTATTATTAGATCGGCAAATTACTGGATAGAAATTACCTAATATTTTAATCACCCAGATAAATACTTAATTTCACTTTTTCCCTTTCAAATTGATTGCAAATCGATTCGGATTCTATTTATCACCCCAATAATATCCTAAATCAACggttacaaataaaaaaaaaatctgatctgGGTTTAAAAaattgatactctcactgtgacaTATAAAAATAATGTACAAGAATATAGATATAGATATAACTAAGAGAACTAGATAAATACATAGGACTTAGTTTCATATTATTCCGATATCTTTAAAGTCATcagttagttttaataaatttctaaatacgaattaaaattttcaaatatattcatatttaaaaaattattattctcaatATAACATATAAAAATGACATTTAAAGGTATAGATATAATTATGAGAATTAGATCAATACATCaaatttagtttcatatcattctgaAGTTTCTAGGCCATGAGTCAATTTTGACTGAAGTTGACTTATGGACTTGGAGTACTCAGAACAATATGTAACCAAGTTCTATGTATTCATctagtttttttaattatatcTCGTCTTTAAATATCATTTCCATACACGGAGCAGTAAGTTTTTGAATATGAATCTAATTTTTAATaatcaatttaaaatattattgtgATGATAGACACCTACCTATGTTTGAATATTCCACCACGTTCACTATGTGTCAGTAATTTACTATTGTCATAGCATTGACATCAACTTCCCTAAATACaaaatttaccttaaattttacattttacgtGAAAAAATCTTTACATCAACTATTctattcattttctaaatttatatttcataaataatacttatttaaatttaggaaataaaattCATTCTCTAAacattaaaatatcatttaatttgtaagagagaaaaaaaataaaaggaatggATTAAGTAATGAAAAGTAAATATTAcatagagaaaaaataataataataaaaaatagaaggaagataaaaataatagaaattttagGATAGTTAATatagtgtgtagtgaaaaataattatctaaatttaataaaatagataatttattttaaattttaaaaatattatagagaAATTGAGATAAATAGGAGCTAGGCACACCATATTTCTCACAGTTGTAATGGTCAGCAAATTGTAGGCAATTTTTAGAGCTGTAAACGAGTTGAGCTTtggagtgttcaagcttgtttgacaAAATAACCGAGTCGAGTCGAGTCGagccgagtttaaaatgaaccaagcttttgaaatgattgtccaaacttggtttagtttattttttatgagcttgagcttggtttatttatatgttatcgagctctcaatttaagcttggtttaagtttggttcgtttagatattatcaaactctcaattcaagctgtttgattgtttgaaacttttaattgtttgattggttattgagtttgataattcaaacttatttatttattttattgtttatttagtatattaaaaaaagttttttttaatgaacATGATTCCTGAACATTATTCacaaacattgttcatgaacattaacgaattgaacacatatatgttgaaacttgtttgtttagtttaacgagctcttcaaatttgtttatttaattaatcttatatatattgaacgaatataaataaatttttaccaaaaCAAATACCAAGCTTGTTCATCAATACTTGATTTATTTACAACCCTAGTAGTTTACAAGGAAAAGgcctaaataaaaatttattaaaaaatttaaaaataaaataaatttcattataagtgatcgatattttattaaaaaCATTATATTAGGATCATGTCTAAGACATGCCCATTTTGGGCTCACAACTAATTCAGTTAGATGAGCAAAAAAGGCTCTATCCTAGCTGGGCAATAAGTTAAATATGACCACTAAGAACATATCGTTATTAGCCTTCATAGTTTAACTTTAAGGATGGTCCAACTACCATTTCAGCGCTTTATTTTCTTAGATCCTTGCTACGTCAATTGTTTATGGAACCAAAATGCTGATAGTTTACAAAAGGGTTAAGGCATGTATCTATTCTGTCTCGTAAGCTTCTTGGCTGAAGATGGCCTGTTCTCTCTGTTTGTTTTCCCAgatttcttgacaaataatgCAATAAAGAATCCTACTGCGTCTTCTTTCCTTAGCCAGTGGTCTTAATCAGTATAAAGATTCAGAAAGAAGAACATCAGCAATATAATGCTTATAATTAAGTTTACAAATCTACTTTGCTCTTTTTAATCTACCTttgtttttaaaaactttttcaaacacACGGTATGCTAAAGTTTTTTATTCTCAACCTATGACCTTAAATTCTagttaaaggaaaggaaaaatatacaaatatgttggtgtaggaagtatccgacgatcgaacctgtattttaattatgtcaaagggtccaaagttaagttgtcttgttatctgacAAGATTTGTTGAGTTTACAGGAaaatcctaagttgtcttagacaaaagtcctagtagattctaggcaggtgaaaaatctaggggtggtaaccctagctcCTATGGAGCGGTAATCttaggtggtggaaagtcctagctgcggcaaggaaggtggaaaatcctagggggtaataaccctaggtcctaggggtggtaaccctaggctgaggaaaaccctagggggtggtaaccctaggtcctagggggtgataaccctaggcagaaagttcagtcggtctggagaacCGATCTGGCAAtaagtaaactctcctaagaggagtaggtgaggatgcgttccccggtgagggaacagtaggtgtcggttcgacctagggtttccggaggtgaaatatgaagtcagaaccggacagtccggagactgccaaaataactttctatttatcttattttattgtactaacattgttttgcagggtatactttatttgcagactaacatgccttgcaggaaggaaattgcataagaaaaacctcggatgaacaattccgaggcgccctccatggagcttggaggcgcctcgagtgacTTGATCGACAGCCCCACAGtaaggcgcgagggcgccctccatggagcttggaggcatccTGGACGttggatggagggcgccctcaggcggataaacAGCGAGCGTTGCGGAGCTTATCAACGTGGCTGACTCGacgagttggaggcgccctccattgaggttggaggcaccctcaacgcgCTATTTAAGCCTGGTTCGAGTAGCAGCTAAAACAACACTTGAAATCGCAACCCTTCTTCCATGTGCTACTCAAAGAACAATCCGACAAAGCTGTAACTCGACTCTGACGACCAGAAGCCTTAAAATTCCTTGTttttcgttgtcggtataattttcattattgctttatattgtacttcaaagttgtaatttttcaaattgatagtgattgcccaaagtaaacactcaacgagtgtgagccttggagcaggagtcgctacaggctccaaaccaagtaaaaaccttggtgttagtattgtttttatttttccgttgCGTATTACTCGATTATTTTAAAACGAACGTGCAAACCACGAACGCTATTCcctcctcccccctctagcgctttcaatcctacAAAATAGACCCCAAAAAATTGTTAGGAGGAAAGTCGTTTCTCACTAACAAAGCCAACTCTGTGTCACTGAAAGCATCCATATTAGTGGATGTTATAACACCCACAACCTAATCAAAAAGTGTAGGACTCACATGCTACATACACAATAtattaatatattcattctcTCACATTTGTTTTAACATTGACCCTCATTATTTATGGGTCTCGTTGTCcattcatctttatttttattatacattaaataaatataatttcaaTTGTATTtacataaattaaattattattatttaaaatgaataataatattatttttaaatatattatttacataaaattaaaatacatttatttaaaattaaaataaataataatattaatatatttatttaaaattaaaatattattataaatttcaaAGGAAGAAGTAAAacctataaaaaaaattacacttgCATAAACTTAAAATACAACACTTTCAAGAATTGTTATTGCATTGTAACCAAATATGTTCAATTAAGTCGGTACGAAATTGATGATGCACATGACTGTCACGTAGTTCAGAATTTGTTCGGAGATAATCATGAAATCTTCGATTTGAACCCTGGACAGGTTGTGCGGGTTCATCACGTTCATTGTTGTACCAATTTGTCACTTAACCCCCCCTCATCTTCAACAATTATGTTGTGCAAAATAATGCATGCTAACATAATATGTTTTAACTTTTTTCTGTACCAATAACGAGCTGGACCTCTGACAATTGCCCATTGAGCTTGGAGGACCCCAAATGCTTGTTCAACATCTTTTCTTGCCGCCTCTTGTCTTTCCTTAAACAACCTCCTCTTGGGATCTTCCGGGCAAGGAAAAGCCTTCACGAAAGTAGTCCATTCTGGATATATTCCATCTGTTAGATAATACCCCTTCTTATATCGAGTCCCGTTGACCGTGAAATTAATCTCCGGAGCATTTCCTTGCAAGACGTTATTGAATATAGGAGATTCGTATAACACATAAATATCATTAAGTGAACTTGTGACACCAAAGAATGCAATGCCATATCCATAAGTCTTGAAACGCGACCGCTTCAAACACGATTGTTAGTGATCCATGACCTCTTGTAAACTGACCTTTCCAAGCAACTGGACAATTTTTCCATTCCCAATGCATGCAATCAAGGCTGCCCAACATTCCAGGGAAGTTATGCCTCTCATCGTGCATTTGAAGAAGATGTTGAGCATCATAAGCATTCAGCCTTCTCAAGTATCgatcaccaaatagttcaaccacATAACCACAGAACTTGAAAAGACACTTGATGACGGTTGATTCACCCATGCGTAGGTATTCACCAAGATGGTCGGCTGGAACTCCATAAGCCAATTGGCGAATTGCAGCTATGCATTTTTGTAGTGGTGTCAAGCCTTTTCTTCTCGTAGCATCATCTCTCTGCTAAAAATATGATGAACGACTCTCAAGTGCATTCATTATGCGACAAAATAAATTCCTTTGCATCTGAAATTGTCTTCAAAATATTTGATCTGGATACACCGGGTTTGTGGAGAAATAATCATTGAAGAACCCCGCATGCCCGGTTTCACGATTTATTTGAATGAACCTTCTTCGCCGCATCTCGTTATTACTTTGATATGCTTCAATTATTTGTCTGCTTTGTTGAAGTATCAATGACATTAGCTCATTCCCCGGATCATAATCTTCGTCAACAACTTCAACTTGGACTTCATTTCACTTGTCGAGTCAGAGCTGGTGCTACTTGAATATTGAGACATTTTGGAGGAAATGAATTCAAGTCTGTGTTTAGGAAATGATATGTTCTTAGAGTGAAGAATTAGAacacaaggtgtctatttatttttttctagtGAACGGCTATATTACAACGATAATATTTGAACAGGTACTTTGCAACAACTATATTAATTGATTAGGAATTGTACATTAATTGAAAAAGTACAATAATTGAAAATTACATTAATTAAAAGTGTACAATAATTGAAAATTACAATAATGAAAATTACATATTCCATATCCCCCTACTCTCTTGGCATAGATGTTCGTGGATGATAAGTTGTTCCTCTGTCATTTGTGAAGTGTCCTTCGAAAGGATTGCGTATTCATTTAGTTGAACTTTGGCTAAGACAGTTTTTGCTTTCATCTCCTCAACTTTGAGTTGTTTTTGTTTCATTTCAACTTCAGTCATTTTTATACTTGTATACTCAGTAAACTTTGCAATCATATTGTTCAAATTTGTTGTCATACCTTCAATGTCCGATTTTATTttgccttttccctttctttttgctgCCTTCTGATCCATTGGACAAGTTTCTTCTTCATTTAGGTCAACATGTATACTCGCATCTTGGTTAGATAAGGTGTTGCTTGCCCCCGACTCTGAGGTCTTTGCCTTCTTCATGCCAACAAGATGATCAACGGATTGTGGCGTAAACATTGGACGGTTTTTAATGATTCTCCAAACATGCTCGAGATTAAATGTAATGCCATTATTTTCCTTGCAGTATTTTTCATACGCAAGCCGCGATATATCGTCATCACTATGGCCACTACGATACGCACTGTAAACACTATTATAATTTGCATTGAAGCGATATACCTTTTTTGAATGGTATTATACCAGTGCGATCGTATGATACTTGCAATTCTACTGGGTGTACCTGGAGGATGATTCTCATTGTAGTAGTTTGCAATACGTCTCTAGAAAGCATCCACCTTCTAATCATTGCCAATGATTGGATCATCACTGATAGTGACAAATGATCTTGCTAAAACCTCATCTTTAACCTTACTCCATGTTGACCGCTTTCTTCTATTTACAGCGCTAGGATTTGCCTTCTCTAAATTTACGAGTTCAATTGGGGATTCATGGTCAGACAGTTGAGTCCCCGGAACAAAAGTTGGAGTAAATGGTTCATTTTCTGTCGGAGATGTAAAAAGCATACCTGTTGCATATGGATTAGATGGATAATTTTGTGGATATGGATAATTTATGGATATGGACCATATGGATTATGTGGTGGGTATGGATTATGTGAATAATTTGATGGATATagaaaatatagataatttggtgaaatttgaaaattttgggaAGAagcattttctaaaatttttttaaagaatcttCGCCCATTTTCATCCATTTTGGAGGAAAATAGTAGACAGAAGATTTTTAGAAGGACTTAGGTATTTGTATGATTGAAAGAAGTTGTGTAAGATGATGAGTATTTATAgatgaaattttaattatttttttttattaaaatagccATTAACTAGCTGTTATATGAATTTATCCGCCGTTGTAGATCTACTAGCCGTTGTAGATCTACTAGCTATTTTTATTCCACTGGAAGAAAAAATAGAGGCGAAAGATATGATGTTTCAAGTCTTGCGCAGGGCCTGTGTAGGGCTTGTTGTTTCAGGTCCTGTGCAGGGCTTGAGAGTTGTCGATGGCAACTTTTTTTATATAAACAAATGTTTTGAATGTGTTCAAAGTCACATTGGCATTAACACCATGTCACAGTGGTTTTAACACCAATATATGGGTTACATTCTAATAATGTACCAATGTGGATGCTCTGATAGTGTATCACTAGTGATGTTCCATCATCAATCAATAAGATGATCCATCTCCAATACAAACAACTCTTTGTCTAATAGACTAATTCATATGATTCTTAGTGTGCTCGAGTAATGGAGTTAAAGCACAATTAGAAAATATGAGGATGAATATCCGATCCCCAATGGATATGGATATGAAAATTGATATTCGATCTCTGATGGGTATGAGGATGGAGAATATAGAATCTGATTCAAATCTGACTTATTGTCATTTGTATCGCTTGTGCCTCGAGTTGTCACCACGAGGACCCCTTCGTTGGTTCTACTTTCAGCTCGGACAATATATCAACTTGAACATCAGAGGGCCTTCATcagagaccccttccctggttatTGGCATTGACATTCTGTTGACTCGATTAAGTGTGTCCAGGGAGCTTAGTGCATCAGCCCATACTTTTTGATTCAATCTGAAGGTCTTTACCTCAA is drawn from Zingiber officinale cultivar Zhangliang chromosome 1B, Zo_v1.1, whole genome shotgun sequence and contains these coding sequences:
- the LOC121980443 gene encoding alpha-1,3-arabinosyltransferase XAT3-like isoform X3; the encoded protein is MNDLGTQKSQLASIKENRGEVEGQGRIARDQEGEGEEMKTVRSYPRSEPRRVVNGLIIGSMVLSLCILSLIRGKSQDLSDRSRRLVSIAGEDDEGNRVLLEELREAKRPMCAETNRRSDVCEASGDVRVRGSSQTIFVSPDLTNQEWKMKPYARKHDQRALANVKEWTVKPVSGQTPLPACTDNHTVPAVVFSIGGYAGNLFHDFTDVLVPLFLTARRFRGEVQFVVADARAWWLSKFSPVLRKLSNYEIVDADADEDAVRCFPTVVAGLTFHKELGVDSTQSPTGYAMADFKAMLREAYGLEREAADVADDKWDIRRKPRLLIISRMVSRVFLNERGMSDMAMSLGFDVRVADPDVATDIGKFARLVNSADVLIGVHGAGLANIVFLPRGAVFIQVVPIGKLDWLTKNTFENPSLEMELKYLSYQIQADESTLSDQYPKDHPVFTDPQSIHKKGWDELSRVYLENQNLKPHLSRLRLTLLEALNILPHGRAMAQ
- the LOC121980443 gene encoding alpha-1,3-arabinosyltransferase XAT3-like isoform X4; translated protein: MNDLGTQKSQLASIKENRGEVEGQGRIARDQEGEGEEMKTVRSYPRSEPRRVVNGLIIGSMVLSLCILSLIRGKSQDLSDRSRRLVSIGEDDEGNRVLLEELREAKRPMCAETNRRSDVCEASGDVRVRGSSQTIFVSPDLTNQEWKMKPYARKHDQRALANVKEWTVKPVSGQTPLPACTDNHTVPAVVFSIGGYAGNLFHDFTDVLVPLFLTARRFRGEVQFVVADARAWWLSKFSPVLRKLSNYEIVDADADEDAVRCFPTVVAGLTFHKELGVDSTQSPTGYAMADFKAMLREAYGLEREAADVADDKWDIRRKPRLLIISRMVSRVFLNERGMSDMAMSLGFDVRVADPDVATDIGKFARLVNSADVLIGVHGAGLANIVFLPRGAVFIQVVPIGKLDWLTKNTFENPSLEMELKYLSYQIQADESTLSDQYPKDHPVFTDPQSIHKKGWDELSRVYLENQNLKPHLSRLRLTLLEALNILPHGRAMAQ
- the LOC121980443 gene encoding alpha-1,3-arabinosyltransferase XAT3-like isoform X1, coding for MNDLGTQKSQLASIKENRGEVEGQGRIARDQEGEGEEMKTVRSYPRSEPRRVVNGLIIGSMVLSLCILSLIRGRYCSSPFAPSYFSLFFVRIMNLLFLIKYPDSVAGKSQDLSDRSRRLVSIAGEDDEGNRVLLEELREAKRPMCAETNRRSDVCEASGDVRVRGSSQTIFVSPDLTNQEWKMKPYARKHDQRALANVKEWTVKPVSGQTPLPACTDNHTVPAVVFSIGGYAGNLFHDFTDVLVPLFLTARRFRGEVQFVVADARAWWLSKFSPVLRKLSNYEIVDADADEDAVRCFPTVVAGLTFHKELGVDSTQSPTGYAMADFKAMLREAYGLEREAADVADDKWDIRRKPRLLIISRMVSRVFLNERGMSDMAMSLGFDVRVADPDVATDIGKFARLVNSADVLIGVHGAGLANIVFLPRGAVFIQVVPIGKLDWLTKNTFENPSLEMELKYLSYQIQADESTLSDQYPKDHPVFTDPQSIHKKGWDELSRVYLENQNLKPHLSRLRLTLLEALNILPHGRAMAQ
- the LOC121980443 gene encoding alpha-1,3-arabinosyltransferase XAT3-like isoform X5 yields the protein MCAETNRRSDVCEASGDVRVRGSSQTIFVSPDLTNQEWKMKPYARKHDQRALANVKEWTVKPVSGQTPLPACTDNHTVPAVVFSIGGYAGNLFHDFTDVLVPLFLTARRFRGEVQFVVADARAWWLSKFSPVLRKLSNYEIVDADADEDAVRCFPTVVAGLTFHKELGVDSTQSPTGYAMADFKAMLREAYGLEREAADVADDKWDIRRKPRLLIISRMVSRVFLNERGMSDMAMSLGFDVRVADPDVATDIGKFARLVNSADVLIGVHGAGLANIVFLPRGAVFIQVVPIGKLDWLTKNTFENPSLEMELKYLSYQIQADESTLSDQYPKDHPVFTDPQSIHKKGWDELSRVYLENQNLKPHLSRLRLTLLEALNILPHGRAMAQ
- the LOC122042417 gene encoding uncharacterized protein LOC122042417, whose amino-acid sequence is MRRRRFIQINRETGHAGFFNDYFSTNPQRDDATRRKGLTPLQKCIAAIRQLAYGVPADHLGEYLRMGESTVIKCLFKFCGYVVELFGDRYLRRLNAYDAQHLLQMHDERHNFPGMLGSLDCMHWEWKNCPVAWKGNAPEINFTVNGTRYKKGYYLTDGIYPEWTTFVKAFPCPEDPKRRLFKERQEAARKDVEQAFGVLQAQWAIVRGPARYWYRKKLKHIMLACIILHNIIVEDEGGLSDKLVQQ
- the LOC121980443 gene encoding alpha-1,3-arabinosyltransferase XAT3-like isoform X2, with the protein product MNDLGTQKSQLASIKENRGEVEGQGRIARDQEGEGEEMKTVRSYPRSEPRRVVNGLIIGSMVLSLCILSLIRGRYCSSPFAPSYFSLFFVRIMNLLFLIKYPDSVAGKSQDLSDRSRRLVSIGEDDEGNRVLLEELREAKRPMCAETNRRSDVCEASGDVRVRGSSQTIFVSPDLTNQEWKMKPYARKHDQRALANVKEWTVKPVSGQTPLPACTDNHTVPAVVFSIGGYAGNLFHDFTDVLVPLFLTARRFRGEVQFVVADARAWWLSKFSPVLRKLSNYEIVDADADEDAVRCFPTVVAGLTFHKELGVDSTQSPTGYAMADFKAMLREAYGLEREAADVADDKWDIRRKPRLLIISRMVSRVFLNERGMSDMAMSLGFDVRVADPDVATDIGKFARLVNSADVLIGVHGAGLANIVFLPRGAVFIQVVPIGKLDWLTKNTFENPSLEMELKYLSYQIQADESTLSDQYPKDHPVFTDPQSIHKKGWDELSRVYLENQNLKPHLSRLRLTLLEALNILPHGRAMAQ